A region from the Benincasa hispida cultivar B227 chromosome 12, ASM972705v1, whole genome shotgun sequence genome encodes:
- the LOC120067157 gene encoding LOW QUALITY PROTEIN: heavy metal-associated isoprenylated plant protein 33-like (The sequence of the model RefSeq protein was modified relative to this genomic sequence to represent the inferred CDS: deleted 1 base in 1 codon): MSKEEFLKIQKCVLKVNIHCDGCKQKVKKILQKIDGVFTTEIDAELGKVTVSGNVDAATLIKKLSKSGKYAELWGAPKVNPNNNNGGQQNHLANQMKNLQIENGKSGSNNKQGPPKGGNNQPKSGGGGGGGGGGGGGGGGGPPQILPQQLQQLQQLQQQMNGFPFQDPKMLPPQLKGVKMPPFKDPIPANQKAVKFDLPEDGDLTDDDDLDDELFDDDEFDDDELEDDLDDIPLPPSKMKTVMGGVGAGVVAGGGGGGGGGGGGQMPNMTMINGNINMQQLINAQKAAANAADKKGGGGGAMPMPMPVNGMGGGNDGKGGNGGKKGSAGGGVVGRRRCWQKCGGKTVKPEW; the protein is encoded by the exons ATGAGTAAAGAAGAGTTCTTAAAGATCCAG AAATGTGTTCTTAAAGTGAATATACACTGTGATGGGTGTAAGCAGAAGGTTAAGAAAATCTTGCAGAAAATTGATG gGGTTTTCACTACGGAAATAGATGCAGAGCTAGGGAAGGTAACAGTTTCTGGAAATGTAGACGCGGCTACTCTGATTAAAAAACTCTCGAAATCAGGGAAATATGCAGAGCTTTGGGGAGCTCCGAAGGTTAATCCCAACAATAACAATGGCGGCCAACAAAACCATCTCGCGAATCAGATGAAAAATTTGCAGATTGAGAATGGTAAAAGTGGGAGTAATAACAAACAGGGGCCTCCAAAGGGTGGGAACAATCAGCCGAAATCGGGCGGCggtggcggcggcggcggcggaggTGGAGGTGGTGGTGGGGGTGGGCCACCGCAGATTCTGCCGCAGCAGCTTCAA CAGCTGCAGCAATTGCAGCAGCAGATGAATGGGTTTCCGTTTCAAGATCCGAAGATGTTGCCACCGCAGTTGAAGGGTGTGAAAATGCCGCCGTTTAAAGATCCGATTCCGGCAAATCAGAAGGCAGTGAAGTTCGATTTGCCGGAGGATGGTGATCTGACTGATGACGATGATTTGGATGATGAGTTATTTGATGATGACGAGTTTGATGAtgatgaacttgaagatgatttGGATGATATTCCTCTTCCTCCGAGTAAAATGAAGACGGTCATGGGTGGTGTCGGCGCTGGCGTCGTTGCCGGAGGTGGCGGAGGCGGAGGCGGAGGCGGTGGAGGTCAGATGCCAAACATGACGATGATAAAtgggaatattaatatgcagcAACTAATTAATGCTCAGAAGGCTGCTGCCAATGCAGCAGATAAGAAGGGCGGCGGTGGCGGAGCTATGCCAATGCCAATGCCCGTGAATGGAATGGGCGGTGGAAACGACGGTAAAGGCGGAAATGGAGGGAAAAAAGGTAGTGCCGGCGGTGGCGTGGTGGGGAGGCGGCGGTGCTGGCAAAAATGTGGGGGAAAAACGGTGAAGCCAGAATGGTAA